From one Anaerotruncus rubiinfantis genomic stretch:
- a CDS encoding 4Fe-4S dicluster domain-containing protein → MKLILDFDSDKCVSCGACAISCMDQNDIDPFTDPPFRHVYLEEQTAGGKLQLLHLSISCMHCEDAPCVKACPVGCIYKDPDTGLTLYDNANCIGCHSCSMACPFGAPGFSAGKMVKCDGCLIRVQHGLQPACVRGCPYDAIQLLTEAEYQEKQNAASLKRMSEEILNRLPR, encoded by the coding sequence ATGAAGCTGATTTTAGATTTTGATTCGGACAAATGCGTATCCTGCGGCGCCTGCGCCATTTCCTGCATGGATCAAAACGATATCGATCCCTTTACCGATCCCCCGTTTCGCCATGTTTATTTAGAGGAACAGACCGCCGGCGGCAAGCTGCAGCTGCTCCATCTTTCCATCAGCTGTATGCATTGTGAGGACGCACCCTGTGTCAAGGCCTGCCCGGTGGGATGCATCTATAAAGATCCGGATACCGGGCTTACCCTTTACGACAACGCCAACTGCATCGGCTGCCACAGCTGTTCCATGGCCTGCCCCTTCGGCGCGCCCGGATTCTCAGCGGGCAAGATGGTCAAATGCGACGGCTGCCTGATCCGGGTACAACACGGCTTGCAGCCCGCTTGCGTGAGAGGCTGCCCCTATGACGCGATCCAGCTGCTTACAGAAGCGGAATATCAAGAAAAGCAAAACGCCGCATCTTTAAAACGGATGAGCGAAGAAATTTTAAACCGGCTGCCCCGATAA
- a CDS encoding glutaredoxin family protein yields MAKKIIIYGSKECGRCNDAKEALDKEGIRYGYVDVIASLAHLQKYLNVRDAHPEVFAEAVKLGKVGLPVYVIDDDQVYTGAIAEMDLDLFR; encoded by the coding sequence ATGGCAAAGAAAATTATCATCTATGGAAGCAAGGAATGCGGCCGCTGCAACGACGCGAAAGAGGCTCTGGACAAAGAGGGGATCCGTTATGGATATGTGGATGTCATCGCCAGTTTAGCGCATCTGCAAAAGTATCTCAATGTCCGGGACGCGCATCCGGAAGTTTTTGCAGAAGCGGTAAAATTAGGCAAGGTGGGCCTGCCGGTTTATGTGATCGACGACGATCAGGTTTATACCGGCGCTATCGCCGAGATGGATCTGGATCTGTTCCGTTAA
- the glp gene encoding molybdopterin molybdotransferase MoeA: protein MNQWDLMGEGLEYEAAVALLLEHTPRPKSIETLPLLDALGRIAGADIISPISHPPFDRSPLDGYALRARGIQFASPAVPARLSVAGKACAGEVFPRALLEGEALRVMTGAMLPAGCDCVIRQEDTDYGEDTVSVYAPVKPYENYCFGGEDIPLGTVLLRAGEQISFASAGILAGVGISQAPVYEAPKVGIICTGDELSDPGTPLAPGKIYNSNRTLLCARLRELGMTEVAHPSCPDDPKAICKGIDQIWETADLIVTTGGVSVGQRDWMRTVVDLLGAQPLFWRMRLKPGSPALCALYKGKLLICLSGNPFAALATFELLLRPVLRRLSGMTAPVLTRKTALCQNDFPKGGCCRRFVRGIYEDQKVYIQKGNHSSSALLLCTGCNCFVDIPVGQGPLKAGDTVSVLML, encoded by the coding sequence ATGAATCAATGGGATCTGATGGGGGAAGGGCTGGAATATGAAGCGGCGGTGGCACTGCTGCTGGAACATACCCCCCGCCCGAAAAGCATTGAAACGCTCCCCTTATTGGACGCCCTTGGGCGGATCGCGGGGGCGGATATCATCTCGCCAATCAGCCACCCCCCTTTTGACCGTTCCCCCCTGGACGGCTACGCCCTGCGCGCCCGGGGGATCCAATTTGCCTCTCCCGCTGTGCCGGCGCGCCTTTCGGTGGCGGGCAAAGCCTGCGCGGGGGAGGTGTTTCCCAGGGCGCTGCTGGAGGGGGAAGCGCTGCGGGTCATGACCGGCGCGATGCTGCCCGCCGGCTGCGACTGCGTGATCCGCCAGGAGGACACGGATTATGGGGAGGATACCGTATCCGTCTACGCGCCGGTGAAGCCTTATGAGAACTACTGCTTCGGAGGGGAGGATATCCCCCTTGGCACGGTGCTTTTGCGGGCCGGGGAACAGATATCCTTCGCTTCGGCAGGCATCCTGGCCGGGGTGGGGATCTCACAGGCGCCGGTTTATGAAGCTCCCAAGGTTGGGATAATCTGTACCGGGGACGAGCTTTCCGATCCTGGCACACCCCTTGCACCGGGTAAAATCTACAACAGCAACCGTACCCTGCTTTGCGCCCGGCTGCGGGAACTGGGGATGACGGAAGTGGCGCATCCCTCCTGTCCGGACGACCCAAAGGCTATCTGCAAGGGCATCGACCAAATTTGGGAAACGGCGGATCTCATTGTCACCACCGGAGGGGTATCGGTGGGCCAGCGGGACTGGATGCGCACGGTGGTGGACCTGCTGGGCGCGCAGCCCCTCTTTTGGCGGATGCGCTTAAAGCCCGGCAGCCCGGCGCTGTGCGCCTTATATAAAGGCAAGCTGCTCATCTGCCTGTCCGGTAACCCCTTTGCTGCGCTTGCTACCTTTGAGCTGTTGCTGCGCCCGGTATTAAGGCGCCTTTCCGGCATGACTGCCCCGGTTTTGACGCGTAAAACCGCTCTTTGCCAGAACGATTTTCCCAAAGGCGGTTGTTGCCGTCGGTTTGTCCGGGGGATTTATGAGGATCAAAAGGTGTACATTCAAAAGGGCAACCATTCCTCGTCGGCGCTGCTGCTTTGCACCGGATGCAACTGCTTTGTAGATATTCCGGTGGGGCAGGGGCCGTTGAAGGCGGGGGATACGGTATCGGTGCTTATGCTGTAA
- a CDS encoding heavy-metal-associated domain-containing protein codes for MPNESAYFIIENLNGKHDLKDVKSELDQLHGVSSVSVNTEHHLVAVDYDSSGTSYDKIENRLNKLGYQIAADASDIHTR; via the coding sequence ATGCCAAACGAAAGCGCTTATTTTATCATTGAAAACCTGAACGGTAAGCACGATCTGAAGGACGTAAAATCGGAGCTTGACCAACTGCACGGTGTTTCATCGGTCAGCGTCAATACCGAACATCATCTGGTAGCAGTCGATTATGACAGTTCCGGCACCTCTTATGACAAAATCGAAAACCGCTTAAACAAGCTGGGGTACCAGATTGCGGCGGATGCCAGCGACATCCACACCCGCTGA
- a CDS encoding collagen-like triple helix repeat-containing protein encodes MPGKTGATGPTGPAGISGATGPQGNPGATGPTGITGATGPTGGTGPSGIFNNACAQFTVSPATYRDNDMFVFDINIKNSDLITLSPDKTVIILQPGNIYLFTYAIQSRLPEGGYMQIVPIVGVSNEIWYSSSVQSITDMHPIAATGGFLEYAPVQVYIRLKLRTSQDIPITGSFSIVRVASIS; translated from the coding sequence TTGCCTGGCAAAACCGGGGCAACCGGGCCTACTGGCCCCGCTGGAATTTCCGGCGCAACTGGGCCCCAAGGCAATCCCGGCGCAACCGGTCCGACTGGTATCACCGGCGCAACCGGTCCGACGGGAGGAACCGGGCCATCGGGAATTTTCAACAATGCCTGTGCACAGTTTACCGTTTCTCCTGCCACTTACCGCGACAATGATATGTTCGTATTCGATATCAATATCAAGAACAGCGACTTAATTACCCTGTCACCGGATAAAACGGTTATCATCCTGCAGCCGGGCAATATCTATCTTTTCACTTACGCCATTCAGTCCCGTCTTCCTGAAGGCGGTTATATGCAAATTGTCCCTATAGTTGGTGTTTCAAATGAGATATGGTATTCTTCTTCTGTACAAAGCATCACCGATATGCATCCCATCGCCGCAACGGGCGGCTTTTTGGAATATGCGCCTGTTCAGGTGTATATCCGGCTGAAACTGCGCACTTCTCAGGATATCCCAATCACTGGGAGCTTTTCTATTGTACGCGTCGCTTCAATTAGTTGA
- a CDS encoding YccF domain-containing protein → MGCLGNLLWFLFGGLWMGLGWLATGVLWCITIVGIPVGTQCFKFAQLAFFPFGKEVQYGGGAVSLLLNILWLIFGGIPLAVGSAVNGCLFCITIIGIPFGKQCFKMAQLALMPFGASVICK, encoded by the coding sequence ATGGGATGCCTTGGAAATCTGCTTTGGTTTTTATTTGGGGGACTCTGGATGGGGCTTGGATGGCTGGCGACCGGAGTTCTGTGGTGTATCACGATTGTGGGAATCCCAGTAGGAACCCAGTGCTTTAAATTCGCACAGCTCGCCTTTTTTCCTTTTGGAAAGGAGGTTCAATATGGCGGCGGCGCGGTTTCGCTTTTGCTCAACATCCTGTGGCTGATCTTCGGCGGGATTCCGCTTGCTGTCGGATCGGCAGTCAACGGCTGCCTTTTCTGTATCACAATTATTGGCATCCCGTTTGGCAAACAGTGCTTCAAGATGGCACAGCTTGCCCTGATGCCGTTTGGGGCTTCGGTCATCTGCAAATAA
- a CDS encoding YbjQ family protein: MLLVNIDYIPGKEFEVLGLVKGNVVQSKNFGKDFMAGMKTLVGGEITGYTEMLNQARQIAVKRMVDEAEALGADAVLNMRYASSSVMQGAAEVIAYGTAVKYK, from the coding sequence ATGCTGCTGGTAAATATTGATTATATCCCAGGGAAGGAATTTGAAGTTCTGGGACTTGTGAAAGGGAATGTCGTCCAGTCGAAAAACTTTGGCAAGGACTTCATGGCCGGGATGAAAACCCTGGTGGGCGGTGAGATCACCGGCTACACCGAAATGCTCAATCAGGCGCGGCAGATCGCCGTCAAACGCATGGTTGACGAAGCCGAAGCGCTTGGCGCGGACGCGGTTCTCAATATGCGCTACGCCTCGTCATCAGTGATGCAGGGCGCGGCCGAGGTCATCGCCTACGGAACCGCTGTCAAATATAAATAA
- a CDS encoding MerR family transcriptional regulator translates to MKINEVEQLAGIPKKNIRFYEKEGLLSPRRNSENGYRDYSDIDVSRLRQIKLLRKLAVPIVEIRQMLSGSLTMADALRRHLILLEREEKNIKQIQLFCSRLLDRETALDTLDAESYLREMEQMEQEGVSFMNIGKQDRKKKYIAPIVVTALVLGLLGWLLGIILWGFSVEHAPIFVVALVALIPIAVGVGAVLALIQRIKEIQGGEEDAAGKY, encoded by the coding sequence ATGAAAATCAATGAAGTGGAACAGCTCGCGGGTATTCCAAAAAAGAATATCCGCTTTTATGAAAAAGAAGGGCTGCTTTCCCCCAGAAGGAACAGTGAAAACGGCTATCGGGATTATTCCGACATAGACGTGTCACGTCTGCGTCAGATCAAGCTGCTGCGTAAGCTTGCGGTCCCGATTGTTGAAATCCGGCAGATGCTTTCCGGCTCCCTCACAATGGCCGACGCTCTGCGCCGCCATCTGATTCTTTTGGAACGGGAAGAAAAAAATATCAAACAAATCCAGCTTTTCTGTTCCCGCCTGCTTGACAGAGAAACGGCGCTTGACACATTGGATGCGGAGAGCTATCTGCGGGAAATGGAACAGATGGAACAGGAGGGAGTCAGTTTTATGAACATCGGCAAGCAGGACCGCAAGAAAAAATACATCGCGCCAATCGTTGTAACAGCATTGGTGCTGGGGCTTTTGGGATGGCTGCTCGGAATCATTCTCTGGGGTTTCTCTGTCGAGCACGCGCCCATCTTTGTCGTAGCATTGGTCGCCTTGATTCCCATCGCAGTGGGCGTTGGCGCCGTATTGGCACTCATTCAGCGGATCAAAGAAATTCAAGGAGGAGAAGAAGATGCTGCTGGTAAATATTGA
- a CDS encoding PepSY domain-containing protein — MNTNCIHKKRGILFGLLAAVLFAAGALYFYLTTPVNFLAIDLNPSIEIQTNRLDKVVSLKASNADAKKLLEGYKLTDRDLDDVIEDLVDRMIYFGYLDGKNDDILITVQDNKLSAPLLKKVNQSIQGYLDHRNLQVGILNQLVKITDDDRTVAEESKISAGKLAMIRRLLDDSDDLEDIAKFADVSVSQLVAYANENKIDLGDLLIDWDDVDDLPSNHAPSDKVISLDRAKKIALEKAPSGAALVEISLDDDDDRDGRAHYEGEVRKGNTEYEFEIDAYTGKVIKWEVDEKSVSSSSKDYISLDRAKKIALEKAPSGAALVEISLDNDDDDWDDRAHYEGEMRNGNIEYEFKIDAYTGEILKWETDRNDDDRYDDDRYDDDRYDDDRYDDDRYDDDRYDDDRYDDDRYDDDRYGDDDDDDDDDDDDDDDDDDDDDDDNRYDDDDDGWDD, encoded by the coding sequence ATGAACACCAACTGTATCCATAAAAAACGGGGAATTCTTTTCGGGCTGCTGGCTGCCGTTTTGTTTGCGGCAGGCGCACTCTATTTTTATCTCACCACTCCGGTGAACTTTCTTGCAATCGACCTCAACCCCAGCATTGAGATTCAAACCAACCGGCTGGATAAGGTGGTTTCCCTAAAAGCGTCCAACGCTGATGCCAAAAAATTGCTCGAAGGCTATAAACTCACCGATCGGGACCTTGACGATGTCATCGAGGATCTGGTCGATCGGATGATCTACTTCGGTTACCTCGATGGAAAAAATGATGATATCCTGATCACTGTGCAAGACAATAAGCTTTCGGCCCCCCTGCTCAAAAAAGTCAACCAGTCCATTCAGGGGTATCTTGACCATCGCAACCTGCAGGTTGGTATCCTGAACCAACTCGTCAAGATCACCGACGACGATCGAACTGTGGCAGAGGAAAGCAAGATCTCCGCCGGAAAGCTCGCCATGATCCGCCGCCTGCTGGACGATAGCGACGACCTGGAAGATATCGCCAAGTTTGCCGATGTTTCGGTTTCCCAGCTGGTCGCCTACGCAAACGAGAATAAAATCGATCTGGGCGATCTTTTGATCGATTGGGACGACGTGGACGATCTGCCTTCCAACCACGCGCCTTCCGATAAAGTCATCAGCCTCGACCGCGCCAAGAAGATCGCGCTCGAGAAAGCCCCCAGCGGCGCCGCGCTTGTGGAAATCTCCCTCGACGATGACGACGACCGGGACGGCCGCGCGCATTACGAGGGCGAAGTGCGCAAAGGAAACACCGAATATGAGTTTGAAATCGATGCATACACCGGAAAGGTCATCAAGTGGGAGGTTGACGAAAAGTCCGTTTCCTCTTCATCGAAGGACTACATCAGCCTCGACCGCGCCAAGAAGATCGCGCTCGAGAAAGCCCCCAGCGGCGCCGCGCTTGTGGAAATCTCCCTCGACAACGATGACGACGACTGGGACGACCGCGCGCATTACGAGGGTGAAATGCGCAATGGAAATATCGAATATGAATTCAAGATTGATGCGTACACCGGGGAAATCCTGAAATGGGAAACCGATCGGAATGATGACGACCGGTACGACGATGACCGGTATGACGACGACCGGTATGACGACGACCGGTATGACGACGACCGGTACGATGATGACCGGTATGACGACGACCGGTATGACGATGACCGGTATGACGATGACCGGTATGGCGACGACGACGACGATGACGATGATGACGATGATGACGATGACGACGATGACGACGACGATGACGACGACAACCGGTACGATGATGATGACGACGGCTGGGACGACTGA
- a CDS encoding tyrosine-type recombinase/integrase has protein sequence MKCKKCRKQIPDDSKFCNYCGAPQKKDKMYRRPDGLYEKVLTIDGKRVPFRAKTEKEVNRKIAEFQGIKERGPLFKEVAEEWKEEHFKKLEYNTQVGYEKPLSRAMDEFGDREIKSITPGSVENYVSKLSAKSFALKTVRNHLLVLNLIFKYAVIQGHISSNPAQYIRAPKNLPRTIRELPSDEQLDLVKQNYNLPGGMIPYMILYTGCRRGELIALKYEDIDWDNKKIYIKKSAYHEGNKASIKGTKSAAGMREIPLLDVLAEKLKKGKPSDLIFPGKDGMMSLSEFRGAWNQYCKTIGEYEEHIYTDHESHSHAKIVPRITPHQLRHGYATILFEAGVNEKDAQELLGHTSIQMTRDVYTHIRKRRKEETTQKLNEFTKNAQ, from the coding sequence ATGAAGTGCAAAAAATGCCGTAAGCAGATCCCGGACGACTCCAAATTCTGCAACTATTGCGGCGCACCGCAGAAAAAAGACAAGATGTATCGCCGCCCGGATGGGCTATATGAAAAAGTGCTCACCATAGACGGCAAACGCGTCCCCTTTCGCGCCAAAACCGAAAAAGAGGTCAACCGTAAGATCGCAGAATTCCAGGGCATAAAGGAACGCGGCCCGCTATTCAAAGAGGTGGCCGAAGAATGGAAGGAGGAGCACTTTAAAAAACTTGAATATAACACACAAGTAGGATATGAAAAGCCGCTATCGCGGGCTATGGATGAATTTGGAGATAGGGAAATAAAATCCATCACTCCGGGAAGTGTTGAAAATTATGTGTCGAAGCTGTCCGCGAAATCCTTTGCCCTTAAAACAGTTCGGAATCATTTGCTGGTGTTGAATCTTATTTTTAAATACGCGGTCATCCAGGGGCATATCTCGTCGAACCCGGCGCAATATATTCGCGCTCCTAAAAATCTGCCAAGGACTATTCGGGAATTACCATCAGATGAGCAACTTGATCTTGTAAAGCAAAATTACAATCTTCCGGGCGGAATGATCCCGTATATGATACTTTATACCGGATGTCGCCGTGGCGAGCTTATAGCACTAAAGTATGAGGATATCGACTGGGATAACAAAAAAATCTATATCAAAAAATCTGCTTATCATGAGGGAAACAAGGCGAGCATCAAGGGAACAAAATCCGCTGCCGGAATGCGAGAGATCCCGCTGCTTGATGTGCTTGCCGAGAAACTGAAAAAAGGAAAGCCGAGCGATTTGATATTCCCCGGAAAAGATGGTATGATGTCTTTGTCAGAATTTCGGGGGGCGTGGAATCAGTACTGCAAAACCATTGGGGAATACGAAGAACACATATATACTGACCATGAGAGCCACTCGCACGCTAAGATCGTTCCGCGAATTACACCCCATCAGCTGCGGCACGGATACGCCACAATTTTGTTTGAGGCCGGGGTAAACGAGAAGGATGCACAGGAACTTTTGGGTCATACGTCCATACAAATGACCCGCGATGTGTACACCCATATTCGTAAACGAAGAAAAGAAGAAACGACACAAAAATTGAATGAATTCACAAAAAATGCACAGTAG
- a CDS encoding helix-turn-helix domain-containing protein gives MGINKKLKDRRLELGLTLEDVGKIVGVGKSTVRKWETGDIENMRRDKIALLAKALQVSPSFIMEWNDEKPTTVSDDGLWNSLSTDPTKLMLARWIAGLDQVQLERVLKLLDAALLSPKE, from the coding sequence ATGGGAATCAACAAAAAATTAAAAGATAGGCGATTGGAACTGGGGTTAACGCTTGAAGATGTTGGGAAAATTGTAGGAGTTGGGAAAAGTACCGTCAGAAAATGGGAAACTGGAGATATCGAAAATATGCGGCGAGACAAAATTGCGTTATTGGCAAAAGCATTACAGGTTTCGCCATCGTTTATTATGGAATGGAACGATGAAAAGCCCACCACCGTTTCCGATGATGGGCTTTGGAATTCGTTAAGTACTGACCCTACAAAGCTAATGCTTGCTCGCTGGATCGCTGGACTGGATCAGGTTCAACTTGAAAGGGTGCTAAAACTCCTAGATGCTGCTCTTCTTTCACCGAAAGAATAA
- a CDS encoding helix-turn-helix domain-containing protein, which produces MNSNALRAQMALKGIKTKDLCGAIGISKSAFARKMSGSSDFTRKEIQLIIECLDIDDPMSVFFNEKVS; this is translated from the coding sequence ATGAACTCAAATGCTCTGAGGGCGCAAATGGCTTTGAAGGGTATAAAAACTAAAGATTTGTGCGGGGCGATTGGAATTAGTAAATCCGCATTCGCAAGAAAGATGTCTGGATCAAGCGATTTTACCAGAAAAGAAATTCAGCTGATTATAGAATGTTTGGACATTGATGATCCGATGTCTGTTTTTTTTAACGAAAAAGTGTCTTAA
- a CDS encoding helix-turn-helix domain-containing protein yields the protein MNYLKKLRGQRPQRELARTLKIRVPDYSRYETGKANPTPEQMKDLCEYHCCNVGTLYDREDWDYDLIDPVKPRETRRSGKGTGILKFSVRLTEGLANRIQEQCKALEVTQAQYLKRCADLMDKELISHEALRPLQE from the coding sequence GTGAACTACCTAAAAAAACTACGCGGACAGCGCCCACAAAGAGAACTTGCCCGCACCCTGAAAATTCGCGTCCCGGACTACTCCCGATACGAAACCGGCAAAGCGAACCCCACGCCGGAGCAGATGAAGGATCTATGCGAATATCACTGCTGCAACGTCGGAACGCTCTATGACCGTGAAGATTGGGACTATGACCTTATCGACCCCGTAAAGCCCCGCGAGACGCGCAGAAGCGGGAAGGGGACAGGGATATTAAAATTCTCCGTGCGGCTCACAGAGGGGCTTGCAAACCGGATTCAGGAGCAATGCAAGGCTTTGGAAGTTACACAGGCGCAATACCTGAAACGCTGTGCTGACCTGATGGACAAGGAGTTGATCTCACATGAAGCTCTGCGACCATTACAAGAATGA
- a CDS encoding ERF family protein, whose translation MEGKIYAAMCAAMNSVGAIGKNDRNSQQGFMYRGIDAVYNALQPVLIEHKIFVVPEVLEQTREERQTKSGGSLIYSILKVKFTFYAEDGSNVSAVVIGEGMDSGDKASNKAMSAAFKYACFEAFCIPTDEMRDPDAETPESITPKPRNAPEDDFLKCAECGSKISVSVHDFSVKAYKRPLCMECQKRFKDDRG comes from the coding sequence ATGGAAGGCAAAATTTATGCCGCGATGTGCGCGGCCATGAACAGCGTCGGAGCGATTGGAAAGAACGACCGCAATAGTCAACAGGGCTTCATGTATCGCGGGATCGACGCGGTTTACAACGCACTACAGCCAGTCTTAATTGAGCACAAGATTTTCGTTGTCCCGGAAGTGCTCGAACAGACGCGGGAGGAACGGCAGACCAAAAGCGGCGGAAGCCTGATTTACTCAATCCTAAAAGTGAAGTTCACATTCTATGCGGAGGACGGCTCGAATGTGTCGGCGGTGGTTATCGGGGAAGGGATGGACAGCGGGGACAAGGCGAGCAATAAAGCCATGTCGGCGGCGTTCAAATACGCATGTTTTGAAGCGTTCTGCATCCCAACGGATGAAATGCGCGACCCGGACGCGGAAACCCCCGAAAGCATTACTCCAAAGCCCCGCAACGCCCCGGAAGATGATTTTCTGAAATGCGCGGAGTGCGGCTCAAAGATTTCGGTATCCGTGCACGACTTCTCGGTAAAGGCCTATAAGCGTCCGCTCTGCATGGAATGTCAGAAGAGGTTTAAGGATGACAGAGGTTAA
- a CDS encoding HNH endonuclease has protein sequence MSRMSKACDIPPKVKAIVWERDGGCCILCGNPHAAPNAHFIPRSHGGLGVPENVVTLCLKCHTRYDQSGQRKPLQARIRQYLMEQYPEWNEEKLIYRKWDYVK, from the coding sequence ATGAGCAGGATGTCTAAAGCATGTGATATCCCGCCAAAGGTCAAAGCCATTGTTTGGGAGCGTGACGGGGGCTGCTGCATTTTGTGCGGCAACCCGCACGCGGCCCCGAATGCGCATTTCATCCCGCGCTCGCATGGCGGGCTGGGAGTGCCTGAGAATGTCGTCACGCTCTGTTTGAAATGTCATACCAGATACGACCAGAGCGGGCAGAGAAAGCCATTGCAAGCGCGAATCCGTCAATATCTGATGGAACAGTACCCGGAATGGAACGAAGAAAAATTGATATACAGGAAGTGGGACTATGTTAAATAA
- a CDS encoding single-stranded DNA-binding protein yields MLNKAILMGRLVADPELRQTPNGVSVCAFRIAVDRAYSGKEKQADFIDIVAWRQNAEFVSKYFAKGKMMIVEGSIQTRKYEDRNGNKRTAVEVVADNVQFGEPKGSGEKPGIDIRYEEPEQGNVNADGDFSEMAAGDSDDFPF; encoded by the coding sequence ATGTTAAATAAAGCAATCCTTATGGGCCGCCTTGTGGCCGACCCAGAGCTGCGTCAAACGCCGAACGGCGTTTCGGTGTGCGCCTTCCGTATAGCGGTTGACCGCGCCTACTCAGGCAAAGAAAAACAGGCCGATTTCATTGACATCGTTGCGTGGCGGCAGAACGCGGAGTTCGTCTCAAAATACTTCGCCAAAGGCAAAATGATGATTGTCGAGGGTTCGATCCAGACGCGAAAGTATGAGGACAGAAACGGAAACAAGCGCACGGCGGTTGAAGTCGTGGCCGACAATGTCCAGTTCGGGGAGCCGAAGGGCAGCGGCGAAAAGCCCGGCATTGATATCCGCTATGAGGAACCGGAACAAGGCAATGTGAATGCAGATGGTGATTTCTCCGAAATGGCAGCGGGTGATTCTGACGACTTTCCGTTTTAA
- a CDS encoding methyltransferase domain-containing protein: MDKKILDVTCGSRTMWFDKHHPAAIYCDKRREEYRNLWKNAGNCVLNIHPDILCDFTALPFPDNSFALAVFDPPHLTGAKETAWLVKKYGKLDDNWPQMLHDGFAECMRVLKPDGVLIFKWSEYDIAAEKVWKAIGQKPLFGHHSGKKSQTFWGCFMKLEPPREEH; this comes from the coding sequence ATGGATAAAAAGATACTCGATGTGACATGTGGATCTCGCACGATGTGGTTCGACAAGCACCATCCAGCTGCTATCTATTGCGATAAGCGCCGGGAGGAATATCGCAATCTTTGGAAAAACGCTGGGAATTGCGTCTTGAATATCCACCCGGATATCCTATGTGATTTTACGGCGCTCCCTTTCCCGGACAATTCGTTCGCCCTGGCCGTTTTTGATCCGCCCCACCTCACGGGGGCCAAAGAAACCGCGTGGCTGGTTAAAAAATACGGGAAGCTGGATGATAACTGGCCGCAGATGCTACATGATGGATTTGCCGAATGTATGCGGGTGCTGAAACCAGATGGGGTGTTGATCTTTAAGTGGTCAGAATACGACATCGCAGCAGAAAAAGTCTGGAAAGCAATTGGTCAGAAACCGCTATTTGGCCATCACAGCGGCAAGAAGTCCCAAACATTTTGGGGATGCTTTATGAAGCTCGAACCACCAAGGGAGGAGCACTGA
- a CDS encoding Lar family restriction alleviation protein, which produces MKDLKPCPFCGSDDIRACAYEISSECYIKCWNCGARIDADIPWGDSDIQEHDNACLKALRKLWNRRSTNG; this is translated from the coding sequence ATGAAAGATTTAAAACCCTGCCCGTTCTGCGGCTCAGACGATATTAGAGCGTGTGCATATGAAATAAGTTCTGAATGTTACATCAAATGTTGGAATTGCGGGGCGAGAATAGATGCTGATATTCCGTGGGGAGATTCGGATATACAAGAGCACGATAACGCTTGCTTGAAAGCATTACGTAAACTTTGGAACAGGAGGAGCACCAATGGCTGA
- a CDS encoding beta-sandwich lipoprotein: MKRVLIVLLALVMIILVGCGTEAERVSYNLSQQADNFNDIRQVTVINCLQGDVLFQMTGKLSITADAADNQLEIVVEDENGEYKKHFIGLSDNVTYVVEDITTGGVDRYKYTLNFNPKMWLPVGIETID, from the coding sequence ATGAAAAGAGTTCTTATCGTTTTACTCGCATTAGTTATGATTATTCTTGTGGGATGCGGAACCGAAGCGGAAAGGGTTTCATATAATCTATCCCAACAAGCGGATAATTTCAACGATATTCGTCAGGTTACGGTTATCAACTGTCTACAAGGGGACGTTCTTTTCCAGATGACCGGTAAATTGTCTATTACAGCGGATGCCGCTGACAACCAGTTGGAAATTGTTGTAGAGGACGAGAACGGCGAATACAAGAAACACTTTATCGGCCTTAGTGATAACGTTACTTATGTAGTCGAAGATATCACAACCGGAGGTGTAGACCGTTACAAATATACTCTTAACTTTAACCCCAAAATGTGGCTCCCCGTTGGAATCGAAACAATCGACTAG